The following are encoded in a window of Candidatus Sulfotelmatobacter sp. genomic DNA:
- a CDS encoding sigma-70 family RNA polymerase sigma factor → MRFGLRPALDPELDARLVARCVQGDQRAWSALVRRYERLVYAVARGYRLSDEDLADVFQEVFAALVRGLPRMRDARALCRWLSSTTDRIALATALRRRRERAREDTLPEERPELADPREPAPVELETLEEQTLVRLALAALAARCRSLLEALYYREPAPDYAEISRDLGMPVGSIGPTRARCIEKLERAFAALREPGPSITAAPRHTSPGERPPRLRPRPRPGGTRSLPRRRRGRIHAE, encoded by the coding sequence ATGCGATTCGGCCTCCGCCCCGCACTCGACCCCGAGCTCGACGCCCGCCTGGTCGCACGCTGCGTTCAGGGCGATCAGCGGGCGTGGTCCGCACTGGTGCGGCGCTACGAGCGCCTGGTCTACGCGGTAGCGCGCGGCTACCGGCTCTCCGACGAGGATCTCGCCGACGTCTTCCAGGAGGTGTTCGCGGCGCTGGTCCGGGGCCTGCCGCGCATGCGGGACGCCCGCGCCCTGTGCCGCTGGCTCTCGAGCACCACCGATCGCATCGCGCTGGCCACGGCACTCAGGCGCCGGCGCGAGCGGGCGCGCGAAGACACGTTACCCGAGGAGCGGCCTGAGCTCGCCGACCCGCGCGAGCCGGCCCCGGTGGAGCTCGAGACCCTCGAGGAGCAGACCCTGGTCCGACTGGCGCTCGCCGCGCTCGCGGCGCGCTGTCGATCGCTGCTGGAAGCGCTCTATTACCGAGAGCCGGCGCCCGACTACGCCGAAATCTCGCGCGACCTCGGGATGCCGGTGGGCTCGATCGGCCCCACCCGCGCGCGATGCATCGAGAAGCTGGAGCGCGCGTTCGCCGCGCTGCGAGAGCCGGGCCCGAGTATCACCGCCGCACCCCGGCACACCTCTCCGGGAGAGAGACCTCCCCGACTCCGGCCGCGCCCGCGGCCGGGCGGGACTCGCAGCCTACCCCGACGAAGGAGGGGCCGCATTCATGCCGAGTGA
- a CDS encoding glycosyltransferase family 4 protein, which produces MRVLVLCADPSVPLGGTRGGSAHMRAVAAALLRAGHLVDCAVAALGDRSELAKLQSRGISLHSLDSRGGRSTMDRLMATSRPDLVIERLAPQSPHGAESAAAAGVAHVYKVAALPGDEEVVSSPLARLEEPGQSLRRGFAASRGAVVASEELAGWVRGLAPDNFPITVIPNVADPQLFEAPTEADLSWAHTVAAAQHGEFVIGFAGSFKPWHDLETLVHAVAMFQSRFSARLLLIGDGPQRTALLALTHQHRIPTVFPGNVRDREMRALLECCDVVAMPYARSGADFSPIRLVEAMASGRPIVATETGSTRRVLAEGASGMLVPAGDPSAMARAFERLATQSTLRQHLAESARRRASHYYAWDVAVERVLAFAGARRLGAENCA; this is translated from the coding sequence ATGCGCGTTCTGGTTCTCTGCGCGGATCCCTCGGTGCCCTTGGGCGGCACTCGTGGCGGCTCGGCACACATGCGCGCCGTGGCTGCGGCGTTGCTGCGGGCGGGGCATCTGGTGGACTGCGCGGTGGCGGCGCTCGGCGACCGCAGCGAGCTGGCCAAGCTCCAGTCGCGCGGGATTTCGCTTCACTCGCTCGACTCGCGCGGCGGGCGATCCACCATGGATCGCCTGATGGCCACGAGCCGTCCGGATCTGGTGATCGAGCGCCTCGCTCCGCAGTCGCCGCATGGCGCCGAATCCGCCGCCGCCGCCGGCGTCGCGCACGTCTACAAAGTCGCGGCCCTTCCAGGTGACGAGGAAGTCGTGTCGAGCCCTCTCGCCCGGCTCGAGGAACCCGGCCAGAGCCTGCGCCGCGGCTTCGCCGCGAGTCGCGGCGCGGTGGTGGCGTCCGAAGAACTGGCGGGCTGGGTGCGCGGGCTCGCTCCCGACAATTTTCCGATCACGGTGATTCCGAACGTCGCCGATCCGCAATTGTTCGAAGCCCCGACCGAAGCCGACCTCAGCTGGGCGCACACCGTCGCCGCCGCGCAGCACGGCGAGTTCGTGATCGGCTTCGCCGGCTCGTTCAAGCCCTGGCACGATCTCGAAACGCTCGTCCACGCGGTGGCGATGTTCCAGTCGCGCTTCTCCGCCCGCCTCCTGCTGATCGGCGACGGGCCCCAGCGCACCGCCCTGCTCGCGCTCACCCATCAGCACCGGATCCCCACCGTGTTCCCGGGCAATGTCCGAGATCGCGAGATGCGTGCGCTGCTCGAGTGCTGCGACGTGGTCGCCATGCCCTACGCGCGCTCGGGCGCCGACTTCTCGCCGATCCGGCTGGTCGAGGCCATGGCCTCGGGCCGTCCGATCGTGGCCACCGAGACCGGCTCCACCCGGCGAGTGCTGGCCGAGGGGGCGAGTGGCATGCTGGTGCCGGCGGGCGATCCATCGGCGATGGCGCGTGCCTTCGAGCGACTCGCCACCCAATCCACGCTGCGCCAGCACCTCGCCGAGTCGGCGCGGCGCCGCGCCTCGCACTACTACGCGTGGGACGTCGCGGTGGAGCGCGTGCTCGCCTTCGCCGGCGCCCGCCGGCTCGGCGCCGAAAACTGCGCCTGA